Proteins from a single region of Trypanosoma brucei brucei TREU927 chromosome 7, complete sequence:
- a CDS encoding chaperone protein DNAJ, putative, producing the protein MSDSGDEYERREDILLQDDINLAGANVNGVDTDPCGYYASLGVSQDSSQAAIRRAFLQLSQIFHTDKHVGEDEEIQALMNERFQQLMEAYSVLSDEGKRAAYDASGKLGLNRYSLIPKEITQREDILRYMSTLEREAELLKLSKLLSASSRTTVSYSVDHLTNSMWKLGTSANDTLQQQSNGVDTEEAGTDEGETETPPKGDIADAANGAEGSSAQPVPLNTSVAVREVQLDGKNLLVLIPGDEVQQQLRQQLQHSTGGGSGGSAAPLSPEQRFGGVPLAAKLLLGLLPRKLHFEHSIHHYASPSFSVRTKTEAQHEGMRSVLRCTAIASYQPNPVTLYSISWRLSVARLHIACTWERILNNLWRLKSKLVLFNTQSLLPMYELSLKRMLAAGLEIENTWVMSMRNRGLFRTTIGQSTPEGAQRGLQFLVGYRSANVSLFSTAPVVWGGGEPGCGGVSRGVLEHSVSVDALRGRAHVGFSSWYTISKYNRIGVGFSTALPCPRGLSRYVSPFVDHPEYLSINEMSFLLGRGDHLIRIPVVVFHSPKVQSALLWLTAPVLLYRIGRLVMRPYQSARMAALYRQNRLDHRTEMDVARVRATHEQKALQSSSLRSRMAEEQIGGLVIINARYGVLQPRYPESLVLPPKQPNAAGNRSEVSGRQRQTWWRFWRAGRGTPTPSESVTVNGKKKDEGEETEGDSSSSVLVLDVTVPLQNFVRDSQLVLPEGSKSKLVGFTDPDPFTRERKQLKIVYRFQRRRHVVILDDEDIVRLPQREHLVES; encoded by the coding sequence ATGTCTGACAGTGGTGACGAATACGAAAGGAGGGAGGACATCCTTCTGCAGGATGATATTAACCTGGCGGGGGCCAATGTTAATGGAGTGGACACTGATCCGTGCGGTTATTACGCATCGCTTGGCGTGTCGCAGGACTCCTCGCAGGCAGCGATCCGCCGTGCGTTTCTCCAATTAAGTCAAATTTTTCACACAGATAAGCACGTTGGTGAGGACGAAGAAATTCAGGCACTTATGAACGAGCGATTCCAGCAACTGATGGAGGCGTACTCTGTGCTTTCTGACGAAGGGAAGCGGGCTGCGTATGATGCAAGCGGCAAGTTGGGTCTTAACCGCTACTCGCTCATTCCCAAAGAGATCACACAGAGAGAAGATATTTTGCGTTACATGTCTACTCTGGAGAGGGAAGCAGAACTGTTGAAGCTATCGAAATTGCTCTCTGCTAGTTCTAGGACTACCGTCTCGTATTCTGTCGATCATCTCACAAATTCCATGTGGAAACTTGGAACTTCTGCAAATGATACTTTGCAGCAGCAGAGTAATGGTGTTGATACTGAGGAGGCAGGTACTGACGAGGGGGAGACGGAGACACCTCCTAAAGGTGACATAGCGGATGCGGCAAACGGGGCGGAAGGAAGCAGTGCGCAACCTGTTCCACTCAACACGAGTGTCGCCGTACGAGAAGTGCAGCTAGATGGAAAGAACTTACTTGTGTTAATTCCCGGAGATGaggtgcagcagcagttgcggCAGCAGTTACAGCATTCGACTGGTGGTGGCAGTGGAGGGTCAGCGGCTCCTCTCAGCCCTGAGCAGCGCTTTGGTGGGGTCCCACTTGCAGCGAAATTACTGCTTGGGTTGTTACCCCGAAAACTCCATTTCGAACACTCCATCCACCACTATGCATCGCCGTCATTTAGTGTGCGAACGAAAACGGAAGCCCAGCACGAGGGGATGCGATCGGTTTTGCGGTGTACAGCGATAGCATCCTATCAACCCAATCCAGTGACATTATATTCTATTTCGTGGCGCCTGTCTGTCGCGAGGTTGCACATCGCTTGTACTTGGGAGCGCATACTCAACAACTTGTGGAGACTTAAATCAAAACTGGTACTGTTCAACACCCAGTCTCTACTTCCCATGTATGAGCTGTCTCTTAAACGGATGCTGGCTGCTGGGTTGGAGATCGAAAACACGTGGGTTATGTCAATGAGAAACAGGGGCTTGTTCAGAACTACGATAGGGCAATCTACGCCTGAAGGTGCGCAACGAGGTCTGCAGTTTCTTGTTGGTTATCGCAGTGCaaatgtttctcttttcagcactgcgcctgTGGtgtgggggggaggggaaccAGGCTGTGGGGGTGTTTCGAGGGGCGTGTTGGAGCATTCAGTGAGCGTAGATGCGTTGCGGGGCAGAGCGCACGTTGGCTTCTCCTCATGGTATACTATTTCGAAGTATAATCGGATTGGGGTCGGTTTTTCCACGGCCCTTCCATGTCCTCGTGGTCTTTCGAGGTACGTCTCGCCATTTGTGGACCACCCCGAATACCTTTCTATCAATGAAATGTCATTTCTCTTAGGGAGGGGTGACCATCTTATTCGGATCCCTGTCGTCGTTTTCCACTCACCGAAAGTTCAAAGCGCCTTACTGTGGTTGACAGCTCCGGTGTTACTTTATCGTATTGGGCGGCTTGTTATGCGACCATATCAATCGGCTCGCATGGCGGCTCTGTATCGTCAAAATCGTTTGGACCATCGAACAGAGATGGATGTGGCCCGTGTGCGTGCCACTCACGAACAAAAGGCATTGCAGAGCAGCTCCCTCCGCAGTCGTATGGCGGAGGAGCAAATCGGTGGACTTGTTATAATCAATGCGAGATATGGCGTGCTTCAGCCGCGCTACCCGGAGTCGTTGGTTTTGCCACCGAAACAACCGAATGCCGCGGGTAACCGTTCTGAAGTTAGTGGAAGGCAACGGCAGACGTGGTGGAGGTTTTGGCGGGCGGGGAGGGGGACCCCCACGCCTTCGGAGTCCGTGACCGTgaacggtaaaaaaaaagacgaaggtgaagaaaccgAAGGCGATTCATCATCCTCAGTACTTGTGTTGGACGTAACGGTGCCGCTGCAAAACTTTGTTCGAGACTCTCAGCTTGTACTTCCAGAGGGATCCAAGAGTAAATTGGTTGGTTTCACCGACCCTGATCCCTTTACacgggaaagaaagcaacttAAAATTGTTTATAGGTTCCAGCGTCGGCGACATGTGGTTATTTTAGATGATGAAGATATCGTTCGACTGCCACAAAGGGAACATTTGGTTGAGTCGTAG